The Xenopus tropicalis strain Nigerian chromosome 2, UCB_Xtro_10.0, whole genome shotgun sequence genome window below encodes:
- the LOC496913 gene encoding gastricsin: MKFLILALVCLQLSEGIIKVPLKRFKSMREVMREHGIKAPIVDPASKYYNQYATAFEPLANYMDMSYYGEISIGTPPQNFLVLFDTGSSNLWVASTNCQSQACTNHPLFNPSQSSTYSSNQQQFSLQYGTGSLTGILGYDTVTIQNIAISQQEFGLSVTEPGTNFVYAQFDGILGLAYPSIAVGGATTVMQGMLQQNLLNEPVFGFYLSGENTQSGGEVAFGGVDQNYYTGQIYWTPVTSETYWQIGIQGFSINGQASGWCSQGCQGIVDTGTSLLTAPQSIFASLMQDIGAQQDQNGEYVVSCSSIQNLPTISFTISGVSFPLPPSAYVLQQSSGYCTIGIMPTYLSSQNGQPMWILGDVFLRQYYSVYDLGNNQVGFASAA; encoded by the exons ATGAAGTTCCTCATACTAGCACTTGTATGTCTCCAGCTCTCAGAGGGGATAATCAA AGTCCCCCTGAAGAGGTTTAAGTCTATGAGGGAAGTCATGAGAGAACATGGAATCAAAGCACCAATAGTGGATCCAGCCTCAAAGTATTACAACCAGTATGCTACTGCTTTTGAACCCCTTGCAAACTACATGGAT ATGTCTTACTATGGAGAGATCAGCATTGGAACCCCACCTCAGAATTTCCTGGTTTTATTTGACACTGGATCTTCCAATCTGTGGGTTGCTTCTACTAACTGTCAAAGCCAAGCTTGCA ccAACCACCCACTGTTTAACCCTAGTCAGTCTTCCACCTACTCCTCAAACCAGCAGCAATTCTCCCTGCAATACGGAACTGGCAGCTTGACAGGAATCTTGGGATATGACACTGTGACA ATCCAAAATATTGCAATTTCCCAGCAAGAGTTTGGCCTGAGTGTAACCGAGCCTGGAACCAACTTTGTGTATGCACAGTTTGATGGCATTTTGGGTCTAGCTTACCCATCCATTgctgtgggaggagccaccaCAGTGATGCAGGGAATGCTGCAGCAAAATCTTCTAAACGAACCTGTCTTTGGGTTTTACTTGAGTGG agaaaacactCAGAGTGGTGGTGAAGTGGCCTTTGGTGGTGTTGATCAAAATTACTACACAGGGCAAATCTACTggactccagtgacatcagaaACATACTGGCAAATTGGAATCCAAGG gttCTCCATAAATGGCCAAGCTTCAGGCTGGTGTAGCCAAGGATGTCAAGGTATCGTTGATACTGGAACCTCCCTGTTGACTGCTCCTCAAAGTATTTTTGCTTCACTCATGCAAGATATTGGAGCTCAGCAAGATCAGAATGGAGAG TATGTAGTAAGTTGTAGCAGCATCCAGAATCTTCCCACAATCAGCTTCACCATCAGTGGGGTCTCTTTCCCCCTGCCACCATCTGCCTACGTTCTTCAG caAAGCAGTGGGTATTGTACCATTGGTATCATGCCCACCTACCTTTCCTCTCAGAATGGGCAACCTATGTGGATCCTGGGTGATGTCTTCCTTCGGCAGTACTATTCTGTCTATGATTTGGGCAACAACCAAGTTGGTTTTGCATCTGCTGCATGA
- the frs3 gene encoding fibroblast growth factor receptor substrate 3, with protein sequence MGSCCSCRDGLPDDHPTKFKVTNVDDEGTELGSGVMELTQTELVLHTRKRDAVRWPYLCLRRYGYDSNLFSFESGRRCQTGQGIFAFKCSRAEEIFNLLQELMQRNSISVVEEPVMITRTGHPGEMDLVRTPQAPGGLGYTGFPNGFHSFPHDGPNYPSARHPSVGTMRHPSVGEEAGHGLIAPEDQSHTYVNTASGGEEELGGRHCMHSLPEAHAPYHDPPRHRLGPSCSMEERNPQVYLQPGEVKFVLGPAPAYRRMPMRGDSFCQHHRDCQGHICSVEREPLPLHNNNNECKDQWSTHKCAYENINGLVPPGSIALRRGGTSRGLKLSADGIPFSSCSHRRTAMLHYENLPPLPPVWECQSLHQDEEEEDDEEEDSADAMTPSLNGYHDDPVQNYMNAESASACGGYHHHHRLDCQPRRSCPSNVFNFDFRRPHTEQRQLNYIQVELEGKNEGKARPIPQITCTPAPNHPVRCADSYAVIDLKKTAAMSSLQRALPRDDGTSRKTRHNSTDLPL encoded by the exons ATGGGAAGCTGCTGCAGTTGTCGAGATGGTCTCCCAGACGATCATCCCACAAAATTTAAG GTCACCAACGTGGATGATGAGGGAACAGAGTTGGGCTCAGGGGTCATGGAACTAACACAAACTGAACTGGTCCTTCACACCCGAAAGCGTGATGCTGTGAGATGGCCATACCTCTGTTTACGGCGTTATGGCTATGACTCTAACCTCTTTTCCTTCGAAAGTGGGCGAAGGTGTCAGACTGGTCAAG GGATCTTTGCATTCAAGTGCTCAAGGGCAGAAGAAATCTTCAACTTGCTTCAGGAGCTTATGCAGCGGAACAGCATCAGTGTTGTGGAAGAACCTGTAATGATTACCAGAACTGGTCACCCTGGGGAGATGGATCTAGTGCGTACCCCGCAGGCCCCAGGAG GTTTGGGGTATACAGGGTTCCCAAATGGATTCCATAGTTTTCCTCATGATGGGCCCAACTATCCATCTGCTCGTCACCCTTCAGTGGGAACTATGAGACATCCTTCCGTTGGGGAGGAAGCAGGTCATGGTTTGATTGCACCAGAGGATCAG TCTCACACATATGTGAATACAGCCAGTGGAGGGGAAGAAGAATTGGGAGGCCGACATTGTATGCATTCCTTGCCTGAGGCACATGCACCATACCACGACCCACCAAGACACAGGCTAGGTCCAAGCTGTTCCATGGAAGAAAGGAACCCCCAGGTGTATCTTCAACCAGGAGAAGTAAAGTTTGTTCTGGGACCAGCTCCTGCCTATAGGCGAATGCCAATGAGGGGAGACAGCTTCTGCCAACATCACAGGGATTGCCAGGGCCATATTTGCAGTGTTGAGAGAGAACCTTTGCCACTTCACAACAATAATAATGAGTGCAAAGATCAGTGGAGCACACACAAGTGTGCCTATGAGAACATCAATGGCTTAGTACCACCAGGAAGTATAGCTCTACGAAGGGGGGGCACCAGTAGGGGCCTGAAACTGTCAGCTGATGGTATACCCTTTAGCAGCTGCTCTCATCGGAGGACAGCAATGCTACATTATGAGAATCTGCCACCACTTCCTCCTGTGTGGGAGTGCCAGTCTCTGCACCAAGATGAAGAGGAGGAGGATGATGAAGAGGAGGACTCAGCCGATGCTATGACACCTTCACTCAATGGCTACCATGATGATCCTGTGCAAAACTACATGAATGCTGAGAGTGCATCAGCATGTGGAGGGTACCACCACCATCACCGACTAGATTGCCAACCACGACGAAGCTGCCCATCGAATGTGTTCAACTTTGACTTCCGAAGACCACATACTGAGCAGAGACAACTTAACTACATTCAGGTGGAACTAGAAGGGAAGAATGAAGGGAAAGCACGTCCGATTCCACAGATCACCTGCACCCCAGCTCCGAATCACCCAGTCCGCTGTGCTGACTCTTATGCTGTTATCGACCTAAAAAAGACGGCAGCCATGTCTAGCCTGCAGAGAGCACTGCCACGGGACGATGGCACGTCTAGAAAGACCAGGCACAACAGCACAGACTTGCCCCTGTAA